One window of Phycisphaeraceae bacterium genomic DNA carries:
- a CDS encoding LamG domain-containing protein, which produces MKKWAALSLIGMLSSVLHADLISHWKLDEPVGNDAAFDLVGMRHGVVINGVFHPNGGVVDGAIEIRSANNAYVSMHGVLPMTSGESFTLAGWVRLDAGDLSPGIPFGRHLSTVVAGYFIGTNQLGTYGSPGTAYLYHSSLGSSSPNSTTLINDGQWHHIVGVYEASGMSHIYVDGAPVESSFVSQTIQSSTATFMIGGMNFPGLGPQNYFDGFVDDVQVYDEALCSYDIDWLFNHPGEPLPEVVCYADCNNSCSLDIFDYICFGNAYAASTSYADCDGSGSLNIFDYICFGNAYAAGCL; this is translated from the coding sequence GTGAAAAAATGGGCAGCCCTCTCGCTGATCGGTATGCTGTCTTCGGTACTACACGCTGACCTTATCTCGCATTGGAAGCTCGATGAACCCGTCGGGAATGACGCGGCATTTGACTTGGTTGGCATGCGTCATGGTGTCGTAATCAACGGAGTATTCCATCCGAATGGCGGTGTTGTTGACGGTGCGATAGAAATCCGCAGTGCAAACAATGCGTATGTCTCGATGCACGGTGTGTTGCCGATGACAAGCGGTGAGTCATTCACACTCGCGGGATGGGTCAGGCTGGACGCGGGCGATCTGTCACCAGGCATCCCGTTCGGCCGCCATTTGTCCACTGTTGTTGCAGGGTATTTCATCGGTACGAACCAACTCGGAACGTACGGATCGCCGGGCACAGCGTACTTGTATCACAGCAGTCTCGGTTCTTCATCGCCAAACTCGACAACACTTATCAACGACGGACAGTGGCATCACATCGTCGGTGTGTATGAGGCGTCTGGCATGTCCCACATCTATGTTGATGGTGCGCCGGTCGAATCGTCGTTTGTGTCACAAACAATTCAGTCTTCAACAGCAACATTCATGATCGGCGGCATGAACTTCCCCGGGCTGGGGCCGCAAAACTACTTCGATGGATTTGTTGATGATGTGCAGGTATACGACGAGGCGCTATGCAGCTACGACATCGACTGGCTGTTCAACCATCCTGGCGAACCGCTCCCGGAGGTTGTGTGCTACGCCGACTGTAATAACAGTTGCAGTCTTGACATCTTCGATTATATCTGCTTTGGAAACGCGTACGCAGCAAGCACATCATACGCTGATTGCGATGGATCCGGCTCACTGAACATCTTTGATTACATCTGCTTCGGTAATGCATACGCGGCTGGGTGCTTGTAA